Within the Bacillus sp. FSL K6-3431 genome, the region TTGCTTCATTTTGCATCATATCCTCTGTTCTATGAGAAGAGCGGTTATAAACTGATACAGAATAACCTCTACTTTCAATATTCATAGCCAGGTTTTTACCCATTACTGCTAATCCGACAACACCAATTTGCTGTTTCGACACTATTAGTTCCTCCTCATGGCTTTAATAAGCTTTTATTATAAATAGTTTTAACTACGGGCAATGTTTCATCCCGTCTAATTTATCATATAATTATTTTATCATACATTCTCTTTACTACGTTAACAAGTTGAGCGAAATAACTCTATATAGTTTGTATAGAAAACAAACTATTAATACTTTTAGTATATCAGCTTTTATTATTTTCGTCGACAAATGATTATAGGCCAAGTTGTATTGTCAACTTAGCCCAGCTTTTTACATTATTGTTGTAGGATTATTATTCATTATCGATTGACTTTTACCCTGTTTATTCTCAACTACTACACAAGCAGAAGCGTCACCTATTATGTTTACAGATGTTCTAAGCATATCTAGCACTCGATCAATACCAGCGATTAATGCAATCCCTTCAAGCGGAAGATTCACTGCGGTTAATACCATTGTCAGCATAATCAAACCCGCTCCTGGTACCCCCGCCGCACCGATCGAGGCGAGCGTTCCCATTATTGCAACGATCATAATTTGAGCAAAGCTTAATGATTCACCAAAGTATTGAGCGATAAACATAACCGCAATCCCCATGTAGATAGCTGTACCATCCATATTTATCGTAGCACCAAGGGGTAAAACAAAGCTACTTGTTTCTTTTGAAACCTTGAGATTTTCTTGCACATTTTTCATTGTAACTGGTAATGTTCCCGAACTACTACATGTTGCAAATGCCACAGCGGCCGCTGGAAATATTCCTTTTAAAAATATAGTAGGGCTCATTTTTCCAAGTGTTTTAACAGCTAAAGTATATACCACAGCCACGTGAATAATGACCGCTACAAGCATCGCTATAATAACTTTAATTAACGGGAGTAAAACAGATATTCCATATATGCCAACAATAGGAGCCAATAGGCCAAAAATGCCTAGCGGAACAAGTTTCATAATCATCCCTGTTATTTTATACATCACTTCCGCAAGACCTTCAAAAAAGTACTGCACTGGCTTACCTTTTTCACCAACAAGTGTAATTCCAATTCCAATAAAGATCGCAAAGAAGATTATCTGCAAGATCGCTCCAGTCGTTAAAGCTTCAATCGGATTGGTTGGAATTATATTTAATAATGTATCAATGACACCAACAGACTCGACAACTTCTGCAGATCCCGCTTCTAATACAATATCTGTCCCCGTACCCGGTGAAAAAACAAATCCAGCTAGTAACCCAATGATGATCGCTGCTAAACTCGTAGCAAGAAAATACAATACTGTTTTCCCACCAATACTACCTAGTTTTTTTATACTTCCAGCACCTGTCACACCTACGATGATGGTAGATAAAATTAATGGAACAATGATGAATTTAATTAGACGTAAAAATAAATCTCCCAGTGGCTGAACAACAGTCGCTTTTTCACCAAAAATTGCTCCAGTAATAACCGCAAGAATAAAGGCAATGAGAATTTGAAGCATAAAGTTCTTCTTCATAAAAAATCCTCCCTTTCCTGTATGTTAGTACCTCACCCTCTCTATTAACGCCTCACATATGTTGTTGTTTCACGTTAACAATGATCATGCGAAGTTGATTTAATAGATTCGCCAATATTTAACGTGGGTACATCAAATTCTACAGTGTCTGGATATATTAGTCCTGATCCTGTGTTTAATACTACAACCTTATCATTCTCTTTTATCCAGCCTGATTTACGAAGCCTACGCGCTGCTAAAAACGCTGCCGCACCTTCCGGACAAATAAATGTACCTTCTTTTTGAGCAATATTCCTTTGTTCACTGATAATTTCTTGATCATTTACTG harbors:
- a CDS encoding dicarboxylate/amino acid:cation symporter, with the translated sequence MKKNFMLQILIAFILAVITGAIFGEKATVVQPLGDLFLRLIKFIIVPLILSTIIVGVTGAGSIKKLGSIGGKTVLYFLATSLAAIIIGLLAGFVFSPGTGTDIVLEAGSAEVVESVGVIDTLLNIIPTNPIEALTTGAILQIIFFAIFIGIGITLVGEKGKPVQYFFEGLAEVMYKITGMIMKLVPLGIFGLLAPIVGIYGISVLLPLIKVIIAMLVAVIIHVAVVYTLAVKTLGKMSPTIFLKGIFPAAAVAFATCSSSGTLPVTMKNVQENLKVSKETSSFVLPLGATINMDGTAIYMGIAVMFIAQYFGESLSFAQIMIVAIMGTLASIGAAGVPGAGLIMLTMVLTAVNLPLEGIALIAGIDRVLDMLRTSVNIIGDASACVVVENKQGKSQSIMNNNPTTIM